The Gemmatimonadota bacterium genome has a segment encoding these proteins:
- a CDS encoding antibiotic biosynthesis monooxygenase codes for MSTKVFAKLPDPPYYAVIFSSQRTAGDQGYGATAQRMGQLAEQQPGFLGMESTRNADGFGITVAYFTDEASIAAWKANMEHREAQRMGHTTWYEHFELRIAKVERAYGGPAR; via the coding sequence ATGTCGACGAAAGTGTTCGCGAAGCTGCCGGACCCGCCGTATTACGCCGTGATCTTCTCGTCGCAACGCACGGCCGGCGATCAGGGATACGGCGCAACCGCCCAACGCATGGGCCAGTTGGCAGAGCAGCAGCCCGGATTTCTCGGGATGGAATCCACGCGAAACGCGGATGGCTTTGGGATCACCGTGGCGTACTTCACGGACGAGGCGTCGATCGCCGCCTGGAAGGCCAACATGGAGCACCGGGAAGCCCAGCGGATGGGACACACGACCTGGTATGAGCACTTCGAGCTCCGCATCGCGAAGGTGGAGCGGGCGTATGGTGGGCCGGCGCGGTGA
- a CDS encoding c-type cytochrome, producing the protein MFVRTASAFLFVASVAACRLERRAPASTDTTSVVDVATLPDPTPHRRVAFRVPSESEVADPVVLASVRRGRAILRNTRDSLPRHVGNGLSCTSCHQADGTVKHGMPWVGVYARFPQYRSRAGATQLIEDRVNDCLKRSLNGRPLVPESRDMRDIVAYMAFLSTGYPVGAEVDGQGLRPVTPVEADAGRGRNVFIARCARCHGGKGEGIGLATPLWGPKSYNIGAGMARLRTAAAFIRARMPQDSAGALTDQEAYDVARFINGQSRPDFAGKERDWPHGDPPPDVAYQTLAKKPKTN; encoded by the coding sequence ATGTTCGTTCGTACAGCGTCCGCTTTTCTATTTGTCGCCTCCGTCGCGGCGTGTCGCCTGGAACGTCGCGCCCCCGCCAGCACGGATACGACGTCCGTGGTCGACGTGGCGACCCTCCCGGACCCCACGCCTCACCGGCGTGTGGCATTCCGGGTGCCCAGCGAAAGCGAAGTGGCAGACCCCGTGGTGCTGGCCTCGGTCCGCCGCGGTCGCGCCATCCTGCGCAACACCCGGGACTCGCTGCCTCGGCACGTCGGGAACGGACTCAGCTGCACCTCGTGTCATCAGGCGGACGGGACGGTCAAGCATGGCATGCCGTGGGTTGGTGTCTATGCACGGTTCCCGCAGTATCGATCGCGCGCCGGGGCCACGCAGCTTATCGAGGATCGCGTGAACGATTGCCTCAAGCGCTCGCTCAATGGGCGTCCGCTGGTGCCGGAGAGTCGCGACATGCGCGACATCGTCGCCTACATGGCCTTCCTGTCGACCGGGTATCCCGTGGGCGCCGAGGTGGATGGACAGGGGCTGCGTCCTGTGACGCCGGTCGAGGCGGATGCTGGCCGCGGGCGAAACGTCTTCATCGCGCGGTGCGCGCGCTGTCATGGCGGCAAGGGAGAAGGCATCGGGCTGGCCACGCCGCTGTGGGGCCCCAAGTCCTACAACATTGGTGCAGGGATGGCGCGCCTGCGCACCGCCGCCGCCTTCATTCGGGCCCGCATGCCCCAGGACAGTGCCGGTGCGCTGACCGACCAGGAAGCGTATGACGTGGCGCGGTTCATCAATGGGCAGTCGCGCCCCGACTTTGCCGGCAAGGAGCGGGACTGGCCCCACGGCGACCCGCCGCCGGATGTCGCCTACCAGACGCTGGCGAAGAAGCCGAAGACGAACTGA
- a CDS encoding 2-dehydropantoate 2-reductase, with product MNSRRIAVVGAGAIGGLFGGRLAAGGHEVVFLARGATLDALAERGLIVDSPEGDLRLQPVRCAQDAAAVGPVDLVLVCVKAGQVSALAPTLRALIGDGTLVIPLQNGVEASGQLAAALGEAVLEGYSRVIAEAVAPGHIRHVAVTPTIAFAPRVGAGSPPTEGVLAGWGEVFRGAGLHVEETPDVLRALWEKFMFVEPLGAVGGAARVPFGALLAVPETRALLDACVREIMAVGRARGVLLGEDSVASVWLRYDKLAPEGTASMQRDLMAGRPSEFDAQTAAVCRMARAVGVSAPAHDALYAVLAPQARHAR from the coding sequence GTGAACTCGCGTCGCATTGCCGTCGTGGGCGCCGGCGCGATCGGCGGGCTCTTTGGGGGTCGCCTCGCGGCTGGCGGGCATGAGGTGGTCTTCCTTGCACGTGGGGCGACCCTCGATGCCCTCGCGGAGCGCGGGCTGATCGTGGACTCGCCGGAGGGCGACCTGCGGCTGCAGCCGGTCCGCTGCGCGCAAGATGCGGCCGCAGTGGGCCCGGTGGATCTGGTCCTGGTCTGCGTGAAAGCGGGTCAGGTGTCGGCGTTGGCGCCGACGCTCCGGGCGTTGATCGGCGACGGTACCCTCGTGATCCCGCTGCAGAACGGGGTGGAGGCGAGTGGCCAGCTGGCTGCCGCGTTAGGCGAGGCCGTGCTCGAGGGGTACAGCCGGGTCATCGCCGAGGCCGTTGCTCCGGGACACATTCGGCATGTGGCCGTCACGCCGACTATTGCCTTCGCGCCGCGCGTGGGGGCGGGGTCCCCACCGACGGAGGGGGTGCTGGCCGGCTGGGGCGAGGTGTTCCGCGGGGCGGGACTCCATGTGGAGGAGACCCCCGACGTGCTGCGCGCGTTGTGGGAGAAGTTCATGTTCGTCGAGCCGCTCGGCGCCGTGGGAGGCGCGGCGCGGGTACCGTTCGGCGCGTTGCTCGCGGTCCCCGAGACGCGCGCGTTGTTGGATGCGTGTGTCCGGGAGATCATGGCCGTCGGCCGGGCGCGGGGCGTGTTGTTAGGCGAGGACTCGGTGGCGAGCGTGTGGCTGCGGTACGACAAGCTCGCGCCGGAGGGGACGGCGTCGATGCAGCGCGACCTGATGGCGGGGCGGCCGAGCGAGTTCGATGCGCAGACGGCGGCCGTGTGTCGGATGGCGCGCGCGGTTGGGGTCTCGGCACCCGCCCATGACGCGCTGTATGCCGTGCTTGCACCGCAGGCGCGTCACGCGCGGTAG
- a CDS encoding 1-acyl-sn-glycerol-3-phosphate acyltransferase, giving the protein MSPPDPFTAPLPAAVRATLGRKERLHVEVARFMNREPMKAFWTLGQRLYGASLVNLVMRGRIADSGWHHVEEAWPKGAILFVANHRTYFDMFVVSTLLHRRLPGRKRLYFPVLGQFYYQTLRGMALNQLFAMWSMFPPLFALPSHAASDAYALDVLTALCARGPGHVIGIHPEGARNLNEDEHSFLRCQPGTGRIIHAARPIVIPVYVAGMHASVPVQLRRAWREGKAARVRFGAPVDLAEHYALPPKGSTYKGIVDAVMGRVRDLAEEDRATRQEG; this is encoded by the coding sequence ATGAGCCCCCCCGATCCCTTCACGGCACCGTTGCCCGCGGCGGTACGCGCCACCCTTGGCCGCAAGGAGCGCCTGCACGTCGAGGTCGCCCGGTTCATGAACCGGGAACCGATGAAAGCGTTCTGGACCCTTGGCCAGCGACTCTACGGTGCCTCCCTGGTGAACCTGGTGATGCGCGGCCGCATCGCGGATTCGGGATGGCATCACGTCGAGGAGGCGTGGCCGAAGGGGGCGATCCTCTTTGTGGCCAACCATCGGACCTACTTCGACATGTTTGTTGTGTCGACGCTGCTCCACCGACGGCTGCCCGGGCGGAAGCGCCTGTATTTCCCGGTCCTCGGCCAGTTCTACTACCAAACGCTGCGGGGGATGGCGCTGAACCAGCTGTTCGCGATGTGGTCGATGTTCCCGCCACTGTTCGCGCTCCCCAGCCATGCCGCGAGTGACGCCTACGCCCTGGACGTGCTCACCGCCTTGTGCGCCCGCGGCCCCGGTCACGTGATCGGCATCCACCCCGAGGGGGCGCGAAACCTGAACGAGGATGAGCATTCGTTCCTGCGGTGCCAGCCGGGGACCGGTCGCATCATCCACGCCGCACGTCCGATCGTGATTCCGGTGTACGTGGCCGGGATGCACGCGTCCGTCCCGGTGCAACTGCGGCGCGCGTGGCGTGAGGGGAAGGCAGCACGGGTGCGCTTCGGGGCCCCGGTGGACCTCGCCGAGCACTATGCGCTGCCGCCCAAGGGGAGCACCTACAAGGGGATTGTCGACGCCGTCATGGGGCGCGTGCGGGACCTCGCAGAGGAGGACCGGGCGACGCGACAGGAGGGATGA
- a CDS encoding sulfurtransferase — MLPRLVVLLSLAATGLAAQSHPVIVSAKWMEKRMNDRTVVVLHAGTKTEYDAGHLPGARFLPFAAVALQSEGLSTQLPAPAYIDSLLESVGVSDGQHVVVYGQPLIAARTLVTLERVGLRGKVSILDGGIDAWREAGRTVTFDATPVARGNFTPQPFDNVVDAAWITQNGTRAGVRVLDARAPEFHLGLSAGSTARAGRIPGARSIPFSSLTSELTTFRDAGKIRRLFDQAGVMKGDTVVTYCHIGLQASLLYTAARSLGIPVRIYDGSFEDWAKRSELPVEKVR; from the coding sequence ATGCTACCACGCCTCGTCGTCCTCCTTTCCCTTGCGGCCACCGGCCTGGCCGCGCAGTCCCATCCGGTCATCGTTTCCGCCAAGTGGATGGAGAAGCGGATGAACGACCGCACGGTGGTGGTGTTGCATGCGGGGACGAAGACCGAGTACGACGCCGGCCACCTGCCCGGCGCGCGGTTCCTCCCTTTTGCGGCCGTCGCCTTGCAGAGCGAGGGACTTTCGACCCAGCTCCCGGCCCCGGCCTACATCGACTCGCTGCTCGAGTCGGTGGGGGTGTCTGATGGCCAGCATGTGGTGGTGTACGGACAACCACTGATCGCCGCGCGCACGCTGGTGACCCTCGAGCGCGTCGGGCTTCGGGGGAAGGTGTCCATCCTCGACGGCGGGATCGATGCCTGGCGCGAGGCCGGTCGCACCGTGACCTTCGACGCCACCCCGGTCGCGCGCGGGAATTTCACCCCGCAGCCTTTCGACAATGTCGTCGACGCGGCCTGGATTACCCAGAACGGCACTCGTGCCGGCGTGCGGGTCCTGGACGCACGGGCGCCGGAGTTCCACTTGGGGTTGAGCGCAGGTTCCACCGCCCGTGCCGGTCGCATCCCCGGCGCCCGGAGCATCCCATTCAGCTCGTTGACGAGCGAACTGACCACCTTCCGTGATGCCGGCAAGATCCGACGCCTGTTTGATCAGGCCGGGGTGATGAAGGGCGATACCGTCGTGACCTATTGCCACATCGGGCTGCAGGCGAGCCTGCTGTACACCGCGGCCCGTTCGTTAGGCATCCCGGTGCGGATCTACGACGGCTCCTTCGAGGACTGGGCCAAGCGGAGTGAGCTGCCGGTGGAGAAAGTACGCTAG